Below is a genomic region from Gloeomargarita sp. SKYB120.
GTCCACAAACCGGGAATTGGGCACGATGATAGAGACGCGGTCCAGGGTGCGAATTTCCGTGGTGCGGGTGCCAATCCGTTCCACTGTGCCTTGCAAATCCCCGACGTTGATAAAATCTCCCACCTGAATCGGGCGCTCCAAGGTAATAATTAAACCGCTGATGAAGTTGTTGGCTGTGTTTTGCAACCCGAAGCCAATCCCCACCCCCAGGACACTGGCTAACAGGGTCAACGAGGTTACATCTAAGCCCCAAATTTGCAACAGAATGATTGACCCCAGCAACACCAGTGTGTAACGGGTTAAAACGGCGACCACTTCCCGTACCCGCTGGTCAGCACCGGCTACTTGTAGTACGCGAGATTTGAGAAGTCCGGCGACCGTGCCCGATAGGGTCCACAACAGCACAAATAAGACGAGAAATGTGAGTAGGTCGAGTAACGAATAGCCCCGATTTCCCAGCGTGACAATGGGTGTGGTTAACCCCACCACTAAAGACCGCACCAAGTAGTAACGGGCAATGCGAATGGTGGGGAATAAATCGGTGAGATAGAGCAAAACAGCCAGCCATATCCCACTCTGGATGCCAATAAATCCCATCTGGCTAATCAGGCGCAGGGTGCCTTCTAGATGGGGAGCGGTGGCATGGGTTAAACGAGTGAGATACCGCACAAACCAACGGCGGGCGGCGCTCAGCACAATATGCCCCAGTCCCGCTAGCACCAGGGTCACCACTGCAAAGACTAGCGCTTGGGAGTGATAGGCCGGTGTGCGCTCTAAACGCGCTTGTTGCAGGGCATTTTGAATTTCCTGTTGCCAGATTTCCGCTTGCACCCGCGCAGACCGACCGCCTTGGCCAATATCTGCCTGAGTCACAGTGAGGAGATGCTGGTCGTTGAGGCGCAAGGTCCACTGATTGGTACTCGGGTCGGCGACAATTTGGACGACAGGGGGTTGCTCGGGGTTGGCTTGCCACTGGTCAATGGCTCGAGCCAAAAGTTGGTTAGCCCAGTCGGCTCGCTCTACGCCACTCAAGCTGCCCGAATCCCGCAGGTCAAACAGGGGCCGACCATCCACCACCACTGCCGCGACGCGCCGGGACAACCACTGGGGTACAGGCCGAAGTTGCGCGTTCACGGGCGTCGCCATCAGGAGCCACCACACGCCTACCACTACGGTCGCTACCGCCAACCAGCGACGGATTTGCCCCACCATGATGGACGGTTGTTATCAAACGCACGTTATTCCCAGTGTAACCTAGCCGGTTGCGGCTGCTGGTATCTCGACGGTGGTAATGGTATAGCTGCCGTAATTACACAGGCGACTGGTTTCGGGCAACAGAGCGCGAATCGCTTCCTGGATGACGGGTTGGGTTAGGGAACCTTCCAAATCGACCGAAAAAAAGTACTCCCCTAGCCCC
It encodes:
- a CDS encoding mechanosensitive ion channel, which produces MVGQIRRWLAVATVVVGVWWLLMATPVNAQLRPVPQWLSRRVAAVVVDGRPLFDLRDSGSLSGVERADWANQLLARAIDQWQANPEQPPVVQIVADPSTNQWTLRLNDQHLLTVTQADIGQGGRSARVQAEIWQQEIQNALQQARLERTPAYHSQALVFAVVTLVLAGLGHIVLSAARRWFVRYLTRLTHATAPHLEGTLRLISQMGFIGIQSGIWLAVLLYLTDLFPTIRIARYYLVRSLVVGLTTPIVTLGNRGYSLLDLLTFLVLFVLLWTLSGTVAGLLKSRVLQVAGADQRVREVVAVLTRYTLVLLGSIILLQIWGLDVTSLTLLASVLGVGIGFGLQNTANNFISGLIITLERPIQVGDFINVGDLQGTVERIGTRTTEIRTLDRVSIIVPNSRFVDNQVINWSLGSPVSRLHVPVGVAYGSPVETVRTALLEAARRHPDVLANPAPQVWLVNFGESAMMFDLLVWICEPREQYRIKSDLYYRIVESFQKYNIKVPFPQRDVHIHGLEKIIPPSPESHGAAGMNSAA